From Platichthys flesus chromosome 7, fPlaFle2.1, whole genome shotgun sequence:
gaaCAGCTTCTAATACAGATTAACAGGTAATAAGCGCCATGTATGTTCTGGTGATCATCATGTCTCACAGAACAGTTACTTAATGCAGGGCTGTTCCTGTTCCAGCAGGTGGGTGGACTCGttcattttgtttatgtaaTACCCCTCCCATTCGCAGGGGGGCAGACGGGACATCTGGAATTAGTCGTGATGAACACAAACGTTTCCTGTCAGGGAGGAGGCGGTGATCACGGTAACTCACTGACCGGGGAACAGATTTCAGAGACGGTGACAGCTGTCCAGAAATGTCTTATCGATCGCTGAAAGAACTGACACTGATCTGAGAACAGCTAAGCAAACACGAGCTTGGGAGGAGGACGCGCAGCGGAGAAGACCCAACATGTAGGTTCACTTTCATGCTGCTGACACATGtacattaatttgttttgttcaatATCTGTGTTGTGGTTATTTATGGGATTGAAATAGTGTGACTGTTGTGAGTGTACTTTTAAAGATAATACGATGAGGTGGAGCTAGTTAGCATGTAGCCACATCTCTAGTTGTCTTTGGTCTTACATGGTAAAATAGAAGATGTGATTATGAACTGAATGCTACATTTACAGCTCATCTGTTCCAAGTGGCTGTTCCCCCAGCTTACAGTGGTGGAAGAAACTCGTACGGCCTCTTAAGAAGATGTAAAATGACTCCATTCAAACGATCTGGAAGTAAAGTGTTCTATGAGTTCTATGAACGGGACACTCAATGTGTATTTGAAGCACCAGTGGAGCATATTTCATCTTTGAGCCTCAAACTGTTCTTCACATGAAGCCATGTGAGAACATGCCATTGATCGATCTGACACAAAAATACTGTGGTGGTGACAAGCAACGTGTTTAAATCCTGAAGACACGAGCACTGCGAGGAAAATCGTCCGTATGCGCTAAAGATCCTTAAAACAGGAACGATGTCCGCTCAGACGGAGCAGAAGACGATTGTCATCTATACACGTTTAATCTTCGCAGCTCGTAATGCACAGTCCTGGTTTGGTTTGATCATCAACGTATCAAGCCATAAGTCTTCTATCGATACGAATTGGAGTTTTCTAGAAAAGTTAAAGAACCGGTAAAGCTTCAAAAAAAGTAGAGGCGCGGCTGTCGTCGCaattttcccatcatgcatagCGTTTGCTCAACAAATGTTGTATTAAATTAATCAGATATTTCCACCCAAAATACTGAGGTTTGCTCACCACGTAATATATACTCTGTATGTTTCAGTTCATTTCTGCGATGTTTCAGATGTGTCCTTCAAAATTGAACCATAACCGAGAAGGTTCAGACAGAGAGACTGGCAAGGGATTCCTCCCGTGTTTCAAGTATCTGCTCTTGGTTCTCTTCAGATCGCATAaatctttcgccttttactaaagattTCCGTGGAGAGGTCCAATAAGAGTTTATCTCAATTTTTTGATGCCCTGTGTCATGCAGGGCTTCCTTTACTTGTTCAATATTAAACCGCTTGATTCAAACAGAATTGGGATATATCATTGTCCTCGTGACTCATGTAATTCTTCAACAACTTGTAACATGTAGTCGCACAACTTTGGATATAAAGATTAGAAATTAGTTTTTAGGAAATATGATGTAAACATTTCACATCCTGGTTCGGTTCGATCATCAACGAAGCCACAAGTCTTCTATCGATAACAATTTGAGTAAAGTTAAAGAAAcggtaaataaaagaaaagtagagGGGAGGCTGTCGTCGCAAGCTCCCACAATGCATAGCGTTTGCGCGACAAACGGTGTATTTAATCAATTATAAATTTCTACCAGATTTCTACTCAAAATGCGGAGGCTGCTCGCCACATAATATAAACTCTGTATGTTTCAGTTTATTTACGCGATGTTTTAGATGTGTTCTTCAAATTTGAACCATAATAGAGAAGAtttagacagagagacagtaaCGAGATTCCTGCCGAGTGAAGTATCTGCTCTTGGTTCTCTTCAGATCGCATAaatctttcgccttttactaaagattTCCGTGGAGAGGACCAATAAGAGTCTATCTCAATTTTTTGATGCCCTGCGTCATGCGGGGCTTCCTTTATCTGTTCAATATTAAACAATTAGAGTCAGATGAGACTTTGCGCTTGTGTAAACCACCAATAACTATTGATATCTTACACTTATTTTAAACGTTTCACATGTTAAACAGGAACTTAATTCATCTTTCACCCCTCAACTGTTCTAAACATGAAACTGTGGGACAACATGTCATTGATTGATCGGACACAAAAATAATGAGGTGGTAACAAATAATACAAGTAAAGACTCAACCCCATGatgtataaaatgataaaatgaagATGGGCCCATATTTACATATGAAAGATGCATTCACTTTAAAACAATGTGCTATTGTAGTTCATGTAACTAGAGGATTTCTAGGTGGTGTCCTTCTCAGTCTGCCACTGCACCATGCTGTTATTTCTCTGCCCACACACATCGTTTTATTACAATAACTGCAATGTTTTGTTGAATCACTGATCGTTCATTAGAATCCTGTAGACACGAGCACTGCGTAGAAAATCAGCTTGATGCCCAAAAGATCCTCAATCCAACAGAAGTGTCCGCTGAGGTTGAATGGAGACGATTGTCCTCTTGACACGTTTAATCTTCGGAGCTCGTAAATCGCAGTCGCACAACTTTCGatgtaaagaataaaaaacgGTTATTTCTATAAACAAAGGACAATATCACATCCCGGTTTGGTTCGATCATCAACGTATCAAGCTATAACTCTTCTATCGATGCGAATTAGATTTTTCTGGAAAAGTTAAAGAGACGGTAAAGTTTCAAAAAGTACAGTCGCGGCCGCCGTCGCTATGTTCCCATCATGCATAGCGTTTGCAAAACAAAAgttgtattaaataaaatgtatattctcaTAATACTGAGGTCTCCCCGCCACATCATATAAACTCTGTACGTTTCACTTTATTAACGCGATGTTTCAGATGTGTCCTTCAAACTTGAACCATAACAGAGAAGGTTCAGACAGAGAGACTGTCAATAGATTCCTCCTATGTTTCAAGTATCTGCTCTTGGTTCTCTTCAGATCGCATAaatctttcgccttttactaaagattTCCGTGGAGAGGACCATTAAGAGTTTTTCTCAATTTTTTGATGCCCTGTGTCATGCGGGGCTTCCTTTACTTGTTCAATTTTAAATCACTTGATTCAAACAGGATTGCAAGCTACCATTGTCCTCTTGACTCCTGAAGCTCTACTGTAACTCGTAACATGCAGTCGCACAACTTTGGATATAAAGAGTATACAtacgttttttttataaatacgaTGCAAACATTTCACATCCTGGTTTGTTTCGATCATCAACGTATCAAGCCATAACTCTTCTATCGCTAACAATTTGAGTTTTCTAGAAAAGTTAAAGAAACGGTAAAGTTTCAAAAAGTAGAGGCGCGGCTGTCGTTGCAACGCTCCCATCATGCATAGCGTTTGCGCGACAAAACGTGTATTTAATGAATTATACATTTCTACTCAAAACGCTGAGGTCTGCTCGCCACTTAATATAAACACTTCTTGTTTCAGTTGATTTCCGCGATGATTCTGATGTGTCCTTCAAACTTGAACCACAACAGAGGAGATTTGGACAGAGAGACGGTCACTGGATTCCTCTCTTGTTAAAGTATCTGCTCTTGGTTCTCTTCATATCGCATAaatctttcgccttttactaaagattTCCGTGGAGAGGACCAATAAGAGTCTACCTTAATTTTTTGATGCCCTGTGTCATGCGGGGCTTCCTTAACTTGTGCAATAACAAACTGAACAATCAAACTATGAAAGGAATAAGGTGATATAGTAAATATTGATTCTGTCAtataatttttcaaaataaattaactgtTGAGTTAGAAATCTATAATATGTATACTTTAACAATGAAGTAATAATGTTTCTACTATGATAAATTAATGCAATTCAGTCAGATTTGTGTCAGCATTATCATataaatgtgacaaataaaGCATAACTGATTATTTACCAGTCCCGGTGTCCCAGTCAATAATAACTGAAGTGGGAAATACCAATACTGACTTCATTCATGTCTAAGTCACCATGGACACTAGTACACTGGAACTCTTTTTGTGCAAAACTATCAACttcttattatttaaattttaagaACGAGTGTTACCACTGACAGAAGAACCAACTGATTGGTCTATGCAGAGTGAGAgtcagtaatgtgtgtgtgggatccCCCGAGACAAGCAACACAAAACGAACAACAACAGGGATACAGACAAGGTGACGAACAAAAGAGAGTATAAATGTTTTAGTAAGAAGTTGGGTCACTCCTGAAGTCAGTTTACCCTCAAAAACctgaaaatcaataaaatcaaagacattAGATAAGTAATGcaacatcatttaaaagtaatggcaaaagaaaaaagatcaaGGAAACACGAGCGATAGCAGAACACAATCAATATAAGACATTAATTAAAAGTAAGTTTTGAGAgataatttaaaaccaaacagtgtaaacaaataaaattacaataatCCAGCCTGGCAGGAATAAAATCATGAATCACTTTGTGGAGATCGTTAAAGTAAATTGACAATCTAGAAATATATCTCAGATGAAAATAACATGACGGAGCTGGTCTTAGAGCTATGGGGCTAAGAGAAGGCAGAACGTGTgctcaaaatatatattaacaaCTCATCCATAACCATAATGCTTATATAAGGTGACCATGTTCTGTCGACTATGTGCAGCTTCCCTTTCATTTTGTCAAGTAATTTACAACATCAAGTAAGATACAACTCACCAACTCGTTTTTCCGCTGGAAAGAATTTGACCACGGCACAAAGGcctaaaataataatgttttaaaaaggtgTCAATCTATTCACTACTACTGCATCTAGAGTCATTAATAACTGGTCATAAATGAGTTACAGAGGACCTTTATATTGTTTGAGTCATCTGTTGAAGGTGGCACTAACAATATGCCATCATTGAGAAATTGTAGGTGTTATTTCCTGATTTCAATGCTGGTGTACGTCTGAAGTGTCGATGTCTGAACGtgaatttagttgtttttttgcttcAGTGTGATTATCAGTCAACTGCCAGTTTCCTGTTGCATCTCTCCAACATCCTTTTTTCTGAATGTTGCGAGAATGTGAACTTGCGTTGAGTAGTCACAACTACATTCATCAGCTTGTCTCTGTCGGTGAGTTGgtcttttttaaactgttggtcttttcccctttttcctcttttctatcatttttgtttatttctgtttccttttctttttaccgAAATCCAAAATTGAATCCCAGACTGTTTGGACCAATTTTAGATAAGTTACTGATAagtagaaaacacagaaactctttaagtggggagagcgtggcctagggggtacagcgggtgttctgcaacaagaaggttgccgattcgaatcccactctttcccatctgcatgcctaagtgtccttggcaagatactgaacccctaaatggcccctcataaatgttgagtgtactaaaaatgtaagtcgctttggacaaagcttcagctaaatgacatgtaagtGGTTTTCAGTCAGCTTTAAGATGAACTCtgtttttctgcctttttaagTTGATTAAGCAAAGAGTGAGTGACTCCTGTGCTCTAATAACATTTGATATGAGATTGTGAGTTTACTCTTCTCAAGAAAGTATAGAATCCGACATTAACAGTTGGTTAAAATTTAAATTAGCCTGAATAATTAACAAAAATTGCATCAGGAAGAATTAGACAGAATACGTAGCTAGTGTACTTAATGGTCACTGCGTCACAGCTCAGTCTCTGAAGAAACCATGTGGCCGAACGTGGCAGATAAGAGATTCATACTGATGAGGCCGAGTGAAGACGGCATCATTCTATGGCTCCACAGCAAACGGATCTGTAGGGGACATCAGCTGAATTGCATTCTGACCACTCCAGCAGATATTCAGTACCTGAGCGATGTAGTGAGTTAACTTCAATGTCCTTATTCATGAGTGTagttaataaatcaaatgaacaatatatatatatatataaatgtattgtgGTTTAAACCGGTCCGTTAACTTTAAACGTTCATGCACATGCATTACAAAAAGTTGCAATTAGCCACTATAAATAGGAGCTTTATCTGTAGACAAAACACACCCTCTGAATTTACACAAACTACATTCAACAACCAGAATCAGCCGCGACAATGATGTATGTTACTTCTGTACCACTGGTGTTTCTAACTGGCTGCTGACCACTGGTCCAAAGCCAAGTTCTGGTGATCTCTCTCCCCTTAAAAGGCTCACAGATGCTCATGAGTGTCTTCagctttttcttatttctttatcCTCTTTGGGTTAGCAGCTGTCTTAGTTGCTGGAAATACTAACATTACTTTTTCACTATACCCATGATTCCTTTTCCCAGTAGTGCTGCATCTGCTAACAGTAGTTGTTATGTTCTGAATCAGCAGTGGTGGTGTGAGATATCTGAAGCCACTTTCTCAGGTTGTCCTCTCATCCAATGATATGAAAAGGATGGGGAATGATGCATTTTCTCATTTGAGATGTAAAAAGGTGATGTTCCAAAGTTTTATCCTTAAAAAGAGAGGATTAGCACACCGCCAGTGCTAAAGGGTTTAGCTTTAAGGTCTCAGTATTTTATACTCAACCTTAAAGTTGAATTTTATTCAACATTCCTTTCCCTTTTTTGTACTATTAGACAGTGTGTCTATCATAGAATAAATTATTACATAAaattatgtgtatttttaaacaatAGTAAGTCTGGACATGATAACTACAATCATCAGTATGTATTTGTGATAAATCTCACTGCAAAAAGTTGGCTTtttgtcaaaaataaatgttaacacATAAACGCTCTGTTAAAATTACTAGAGTCTTGTGAGAGTTTCCGCTGTGGTGGTTCATATTAATGAGTCAGCACACACATGTATGTGCTGTGTCACAGTGCAGACTTGGACATACAGTACACGTCCCCTGTCACTTCTGCTTTTTGTTGACTGAATAAtcattaaacatattttttaaatgaaggtgGATCAAAGAGGTGGTTATTCTCGCCCCTCAGACAGGACTGTGTATATAAATTGGGGCTTTAGTTAAAGTTACAGTTAAAGTAGGTAAAGTGTGATGGGcattttgtatgtttatttattgacaTATCTCAGACCTAATAATAATCGATTGAATCGATCTTGCACTTTTGCTTTGGAGCTTCTCTGAACAGTGGGCTAATATTTAGAGAAGCAGTTTTAAGAGTGACATTAACTCCTGAACACCGATCCTTTACGTTTTATCCACAGATAAAAAATGGTTTAACATGGCACATTCCTCCCACGACAATATCTAAAACAGAGGAGGTGAAAAGTGATGGTTTAAGTTATATTGGGGAGTGAATGCATGGAGGACTGAGCTCAGGAGGCAGGATGATTAAGATCTGATCCAAGTGTGGAACCAGGAGAATGAGAGTCATCTTTTTATTGTGAATTAGTCAGAAAGCAGGGCTCATGTTGGAATTGGCTCAAAAGACCTGTTGTGTCATACAGACTGTGATGTAGTCAGACTCACCACTAAATTGAGGAAGTGCATGTTCAGAGCAGTTTATGACATTTTCTGCTCGGCTGCAGGAGTTGAATGAAAACTGACTTGAGTTAAACCCTGATCACCACAGGTCTGAACCCATAACATCGGCAATTTCTGAATCCCTGACCGGAGAGGAGCCGAACACTGACCTGCGGCCCGCCTCCATATCGGACTGTCAGACCCAGTATGTtgaagaagagaaagtgaagccaaacgcTGACTCTGAACCACCGGGGAGGATCCATGCGGTCCCGATCCACCAGCGTCCAGATCTGCTGGTTCCCTGCGCCGACCTGGTGAACTCTGAGTGGCACAGGAGTCAGGCCGCCCGGGTTCACTCCCTCCAGAAGTCCTGTCCAGAGTTCCCCCTCTGCCTGGTTCTGCTGCAGGGCCGCTGGGAGTCGGAGCGGCTGCTGGGCCACGTCCGGCTGTCCCAGGTCGTGGGTCACTCCGGCAGCCTGTTCGTGGAGTCCGTGGTCGTGTCCAGGGCGGAGCGAGGGAAGGGCTACGGCCGGACTTTGATGGATGAGACAGAGCGCTACGCGAAAGGCCGAGGGTTCGAGCGCCTGTGCCTGACCACCCACGATAAGCAGCACTTCTACGCTCACCTGGGTTACGTGCTGTCAACGCCGGTGCAGAACGCAGGCGGCATGACATCGTTCGTTCCCATGGAGACGCTGCTGAGGTTCTCCCGGATACAGAGCGACGAGGGGAGCACAAAGAAACAGACCCGGACAATGGTGGACGCTCAAATACCACAAGTGAACAGAGTCACTGAAGGAtcacctcagcctcctcctcccactctccctcctccacctcctcctccaccctccatcCCACcgcctccctccatccctccaccacctcctcctcctcctcctcctcctcagtctgcaGGGCTCGTGGTTCAGACCTTGAACGAGACTCCCTACAGTGACGCCAAAGGAGTTCCCATCTACTGGATGCACAAAGACATTTGATGAACACACAAACGTATAAACTCCACAGTGCCTACACCCACGTTAATGTGCACATAAACATTAAGCACACACACCATCCATGGTCTCGCagataaaaaggaaacaagtcCCAGAGGAAATACATCGTGAGGAAACCGTCAGAGACAGAAATCAAAGACGTTGACATTCATCCACTCATATTAAACcgacagacacactcacattcatggCCACATTCACACAGTCCAGGCTCGGTTAGATCTGGTGGAAGTTCCCTCCATGTTCAAATGGACTCGACACAAATGATATCGTGGTCTGcaactgtcaaaacaaaacacaagatttGATATTACAGTTCAAGAGGCTTGACTTTggcttttcattaaaaaaattctGCCTACATTTTAAAACCTTCCAGTGCCTCTTGTGAAATTTAGAATTCAACTCTTTGCTCACTTAACTCCTTCACTTAAGggttttactgtttttgttaATTCATGAATACAAGAGTTTGAGACTGTTTTCACATTCTTTGAGTCAGACACTGTGAGACTTGGATGAACAGTAGGAACTATATATCCTTTTAAAAGCCACTCACTGTCGCATAATGCAGCTAACACAGCTCATGAGGAGGAAACTTTAAATCTTCAGGACACATGAGATTGCTACTTCCCGTGAACAcatctctttttcattcatCAGACTTGcaaattgaaatgtatttgacgtTCACACATGATGTATTTTTCAATTGAGGAGAAGGGGTAGATTTGATTTTAATCATTTTTACCTGCTCAGTCGAAACATTGAGATATTTTGAAAGTGTTTCTCGAAAGAGA
This genomic window contains:
- the LOC133956988 gene encoding N-alpha-acetyltransferase 80; the protein is MWPNVADKRFILMRPSEDGIILWLHSKRICRGHQLNCILTTPADIQYLSDVLNPDHHRSEPITSAISESLTGEEPNTDLRPASISDCQTQYVEEEKVKPNADSEPPGRIHAVPIHQRPDLLVPCADLVNSEWHRSQAARVHSLQKSCPEFPLCLVLLQGRWESERLLGHVRLSQVVGHSGSLFVESVVVSRAERGKGYGRTLMDETERYAKGRGFERLCLTTHDKQHFYAHLGYVLSTPVQNAGGMTSFVPMETLLRFSRIQSDEGSTKKQTRTMVDAQIPQVNRVTEGSPQPPPPTLPPPPPPPPSIPPPPSIPPPPPPPPPPPQSAGLVVQTLNETPYSDAKGVPIYWMHKDI